In Terriglobia bacterium, the DNA window AGATACCACCACGCTGGAAGACCTCTCGGTACTGGCGAAATTGAGAGAAGAGGAAGAGTGAGCCGCAGATGACGCGGATCGGATTTATCGGGCTGGGCATCATGGGGAAACCCATGGCGAAGAACCTTCTTAAAGCGGGCTTTCCGTTGGTCGTTCATAACCGCAGCCGCGCCAAAGTCGACGAACTCGTCAAAGAAGGCGCCAGCGGAGCGAATTCGGCGAAGGAAGCCGCTTCGAACAGCGACGTCATCGTCACCATGTTGCCCAATTCTCCCGATGTGGAGCTCGTCGCGCTTGGCCCCGGCGGCATCAAAGAAGGCGCCAAACGCGGGCAGCTTCTGATCGACATGAGCACGATCAATCCGATCGTCTCTCAAAAGGTCGCCAAGGAAATGGCCGCAGCAGGCGTTGCCATGGTCGACGCTCCGGTGAGCGGCGGTGAAAAAGGCGCCATTGACGGCGCTTTGTCGATAATGGCGGGAGGAGAACCTCAGGACTTCGAGCGCGCTCTGCCGATCTTCAACGCGATGGGAAAAACCATCACTCATATGGGACCGCTCGGCGCCGGCGGATTCACCAAGCTTGCGAATCAGATCATTGTCGCGATCAATCTGACCGCGATCGGCGAAGCGCTGGTGTTCGGCGCCAAAGCGGGAGTCGATCCGCAAAAAATGATTCGCGCATTGTCCGGCGGCCTGGCCGGGAGCAAATGCCTCGACCAGAAATCGGAGAAGATTCTGAACGGCGATTTTGCCCCCGGCTTCAAAGTGGATCTTCATGCCAAGGATCTCAGCCTGATCCAGGACGCGGCGCGCTCCATCGGCGTGCCGATCCCGACCGCCGCGCTTGTCGAGCAGTTCTTCGCCGCGCTTCGGGTTCGTGGCCGGGGTGGTTTCGATCATTCCGGGGTGATTACTCTTTTTGAGGACCTCGCCGAAGTTCAGGTCCGAAGGAAGCCATGATCCGCCACCTGGTTTTTTTCAATCTGAAGACGGACCTGGAACCGGCCGATCGCGAATGGCTGTTTGACCAGATCCATGGCCTTTCGCGCATTCGGGTCGTCACCCGGCTCGCGCTCGGAAAACTTCTGGAACCGCGCGAAGAATGGTACAGGCCGCGGATGTCGCCGGAATTCGAGTGGGCTCTCACCATGGAATTTGAGAACGAAGACGCGCTTTATATTTACCAGCAGGACCCCGGC includes these proteins:
- a CDS encoding 2-hydroxy-3-oxopropionate reductase, encoding MTRIGFIGLGIMGKPMAKNLLKAGFPLVVHNRSRAKVDELVKEGASGANSAKEAASNSDVIVTMLPNSPDVELVALGPGGIKEGAKRGQLLIDMSTINPIVSQKVAKEMAAAGVAMVDAPVSGGEKGAIDGALSIMAGGEPQDFERALPIFNAMGKTITHMGPLGAGGFTKLANQIIVAINLTAIGEALVFGAKAGVDPQKMIRALSGGLAGSKCLDQKSEKILNGDFAPGFKVDLHAKDLSLIQDAARSIGVPIPTAALVEQFFAALRVRGRGGFDHSGVITLFEDLAEVQVRRKP
- a CDS encoding Dabb family protein — protein: MIRHLVFFNLKTDLEPADREWLFDQIHGLSRIRVVTRLALGKLLEPREEWYRPRMSPEFEWALTMEFENEDALYIYQQDPGHVAIAQEIRKRVSSIKVMDFVSLPSQ